In the Qipengyuania pelagi genome, one interval contains:
- a CDS encoding SDR family NAD(P)-dependent oxidoreductase produces MNRFSGNTIIVTGSSSGIGAAIARRFSEEGANVVLNSRTREDLEDVAKDFPDERTLIVEGAIGGADFAKEIVEKTVERFGGLDVLVNNAGIAATGQLSEAEDEDIESVIDINVKGMLYMCRAAIPELAKSEIAGGASIVNTSSVSGSGGDWTMPIYNASKGAVTNLTRGLALQLGAQGIRVNAVLPSLTRTEMSEGIRDKKELMQAFLRRIPLGRAGEPEDVASVVAFLASEDARFVTGANLPVDGGVSASNGQPNFMAFGD; encoded by the coding sequence ATGAACCGCTTTTCCGGTAACACGATCATCGTCACCGGCTCCTCCTCCGGCATCGGCGCCGCCATCGCGCGCCGCTTTTCCGAGGAAGGCGCGAATGTCGTCCTCAATTCGCGCACCCGCGAAGACCTTGAGGACGTCGCGAAGGATTTTCCCGACGAGCGCACTCTGATCGTCGAGGGCGCAATCGGAGGCGCCGATTTTGCCAAAGAGATCGTCGAGAAGACGGTCGAACGCTTCGGCGGGCTCGACGTGCTGGTGAACAATGCCGGCATCGCCGCCACCGGGCAGCTTTCCGAAGCGGAGGACGAGGATATCGAGAGCGTGATCGACATCAACGTCAAGGGGATGCTCTATATGTGCCGCGCGGCGATCCCCGAACTCGCCAAGAGCGAAATCGCGGGCGGTGCGTCGATCGTCAACACTTCGAGCGTGTCGGGCAGCGGCGGCGACTGGACCATGCCGATCTACAACGCGTCGAAGGGCGCGGTGACCAATCTGACGCGCGGCCTCGCGCTGCAGCTGGGTGCGCAGGGCATTCGCGTGAACGCCGTCCTGCCTTCGCTGACCCGGACCGAAATGAGCGAGGGTATCCGCGACAAGAAGGAATTGATGCAGGCATTCCTGCGCCGCATTCCCTTGGGCCGCGCGGGCGAGCCCGAGGATGTGGCAAGCGTCGTCGCTTTCCTCGCCAGCGAGGATGCGCGGTTCGTGACGGGCGCGAACCTGCCGGTCGATGGCGGCGTCAGCGCGTCGAACGGGCAGCCGAACTTCATGGCGTTCGGGGACTGA
- a CDS encoding TonB-dependent receptor, translating to MSPSRSVIRLLALSSALVPVATLQAQSAAQPDQQAEPTPQESPSSANEIIVTAQKIEQRAADVPITISALRGERIEELGVTDLDELSNYVPGLNIQEQSANNPGVVIRGVTSDSGSSQQGPRVTLYYNGVDISRSRGSYQAIYDLDRVEVIKGPQATLFGTASAVGAISLVSARPRPGFSGEIAGGYGNYDATLLSGYVNAGSDVLAGRVAFEWRTRDGYVENLAASQEEELYAQDNLGVRASLRFIPSDRLTVDLIGTFDRQRNGGTPFISGRFPTANGPADPFGDAQLGGSPYSEAALGDAQLGLNREVYDANLTAEYEFGDSWTFTTVNGYREFDSAEVFDADGSPAPFLEFAEIAEGRQFSHEGRFSYVDPMWRAAFGWNFFTEKGNQTVPFSTEEGTFLQCLTTVATPNPLIAGIPCVGADGSVPASRVTAILTRGAATAIPYSSVFENRGDNQSYSTFADVTFIPVPALELTAGARLLIEQRKSGYVTNVPNSVLTGAPLIPGQLNTGGRVFEADASYSAVLPRFNALYRLTPDLNVFATVSKGRRSPVVQLSARRAGGAVVPNLQPVPEETVWNYEGGLKFASGVVSGSLGVYYQEYEGFQVTITQPDGTSVTRSAGSASNLGVEAELAVNPTDWLSLFGNVGYIDGGIDDKPENGVFAGDRFRLQPEWQAAGGFTVDYPLGNGMRVFATPSITYRSRIFFEVPNRPLISQEGVTLVNARAGVSFGDDRFEIAGFIRNATDEDYLLDAGNTGGAFGIPTFIPAEPRLYGVSAKARF from the coding sequence ATGTCGCCTTCGCGTTCCGTAATCCGCCTGCTCGCCCTTTCCAGCGCGCTTGTCCCCGTCGCCACGCTTCAGGCGCAATCCGCCGCCCAGCCGGATCAGCAGGCGGAACCCACTCCCCAAGAATCGCCCTCTTCGGCGAACGAGATCATCGTCACCGCCCAGAAGATCGAACAGCGCGCCGCCGATGTGCCGATCACGATTTCAGCCCTGCGCGGGGAGCGCATCGAGGAATTGGGCGTCACCGATCTCGACGAATTGTCGAACTACGTGCCGGGCCTCAACATCCAGGAACAGAGCGCCAACAATCCCGGCGTCGTCATCCGCGGGGTCACGTCGGATTCGGGCTCGTCGCAGCAGGGGCCGCGCGTCACGCTCTATTACAACGGCGTCGACATCTCGCGTTCGCGCGGATCGTATCAGGCGATCTACGATCTCGACCGCGTCGAGGTGATCAAGGGGCCGCAGGCGACCCTGTTCGGCACGGCAAGCGCGGTGGGAGCGATCAGCCTCGTCAGCGCCAGGCCGCGCCCCGGCTTCTCCGGTGAAATCGCGGGCGGTTACGGCAATTACGATGCGACGCTCCTGTCGGGATACGTCAATGCCGGGTCCGACGTGCTGGCCGGGCGCGTGGCCTTCGAATGGCGCACGCGCGACGGCTATGTCGAAAATCTCGCCGCCTCGCAGGAGGAGGAGCTGTATGCGCAGGACAATCTCGGCGTGCGCGCATCGCTGCGCTTCATCCCGAGCGACAGGCTGACGGTCGACCTGATCGGCACGTTCGATCGCCAGCGCAATGGCGGCACCCCGTTCATTTCGGGCAGATTCCCGACGGCGAACGGGCCAGCCGATCCGTTCGGAGACGCGCAATTGGGCGGATCGCCCTATTCCGAAGCCGCGCTGGGGGATGCGCAGCTCGGCCTCAACCGCGAGGTCTACGATGCCAATCTGACTGCGGAATATGAATTCGGCGACAGCTGGACCTTCACCACGGTCAACGGATATCGCGAATTCGACAGCGCGGAGGTGTTCGACGCCGATGGCAGCCCCGCGCCCTTCCTCGAATTCGCGGAAATCGCGGAAGGGCGGCAGTTCAGCCATGAAGGCCGCTTCAGCTACGTCGATCCGATGTGGCGCGCCGCCTTCGGCTGGAATTTCTTCACCGAAAAAGGCAACCAGACCGTCCCCTTCTCGACCGAGGAGGGCACTTTCCTGCAATGCCTCACCACCGTCGCCACGCCCAACCCGCTGATTGCCGGGATTCCCTGCGTCGGAGCGGACGGATCGGTCCCGGCCTCCCGCGTGACCGCTATTCTCACGCGCGGGGCGGCGACGGCCATTCCCTATTCTTCGGTGTTCGAGAACCGGGGCGACAATCAGAGCTATTCGACCTTCGCCGACGTCACCTTCATCCCCGTGCCCGCACTGGAGCTGACGGCGGGCGCGCGCCTGCTGATCGAACAGAGGAAGTCGGGCTATGTCACGAACGTGCCCAATTCGGTCCTGACCGGCGCTCCGCTGATCCCCGGCCAGCTCAATACCGGCGGGCGCGTGTTCGAAGCCGATGCCAGCTATTCCGCCGTCCTGCCCCGCTTCAACGCGCTCTATCGCCTGACGCCCGATCTCAACGTCTTCGCGACCGTCTCGAAGGGCCGCCGTTCGCCGGTGGTGCAATTGAGCGCGCGGCGCGCGGGCGGGGCGGTGGTCCCCAATCTGCAACCCGTTCCCGAAGAGACGGTCTGGAATTACGAAGGGGGGTTGAAATTCGCCAGCGGCGTCGTGTCGGGCTCGCTGGGCGTCTATTACCAGGAATATGAGGGCTTCCAGGTCACCATCACGCAGCCCGACGGCACCAGCGTCACCAGAAGCGCGGGCAGCGCCAGCAATCTGGGGGTCGAGGCGGAACTGGCGGTGAACCCGACCGACTGGCTGAGCCTGTTCGGCAATGTCGGCTACATCGATGGCGGGATCGACGACAAGCCGGAGAACGGCGTCTTCGCGGGCGACCGTTTCCGCCTTCAACCCGAATGGCAGGCGGCGGGCGGTTTCACCGTCGACTATCCACTCGGCAACGGTATGCGCGTCTTCGCTACGCCCAGCATCACCTATCGCAGCCGCATCTTCTTCGAAGTGCCGAACCGACCCCTGATCTCGCAGGAGGGGGTAACGCTGGTGAATGCGCGCGCAGGCGTCAGCTTCGGGGATGACCGCTTCGAGATCGCGGGCTTCATCCGCAATGCCACCGACGAGGATTATCTGCTCGATGCCGGTAACACCGGCGGCGCGTTCGGTATCCCCACCTTCATTCCCGCCGAGCCGCGGCTTTACGGGGTGAGTGCAAAAGCCCGGTTCTGA
- the typA gene encoding translational GTPase TypA — MSRDLRNVAIIAHVDHGKTTLVDQLFRQSGTFRENQRVEERAMDSGDLEKERGITILAKCTSVEWEHEGKTTRINIVDTPGHADFGAEVERILSMVDGVILLVDAAEGPMPQTKFVTGKALALGLKPIVVVNKIDRSDARPDEVLDECFELFLSLDANDEQLDFPSLWASGRDGYASPDATARSGDLEPLFKLIVDHVPAPGLDTDGPFSFLATLLDRDNFMGRVLTGRVQSGTVKINDPIRALDADGNVVEVGRATKLMSFDGLDRVPVESAQAGDIIAMAGLEKATVSNTIADPAVTEPIAAQPIDPPTLAMRFSVNDSPLAGREGSKVTSRMIRDRLMREAETNVAIRVTESDDKDSFEVAGRGELQLGVLIETMRREGFELGISRPRVLFREENGQRMEPFETVVIDVDDEHSGTVVEKMQRRKAELTDMRPSGAGKTRVTFSAPSRGLIGYHGEFLSDTRGTGIMNRLFEKYDAHKGPIEGRQNGVLLSMVAGEATGYALFALEDRGELFIGSGAKIYEGMVIGENAKPQDLEVNPLKSKQLTNFRSTGKDDAIRLTPPRVMTLEQAIAYIDDDEMVEVTPQTIRLRKAILDPHERKKAKRKDG, encoded by the coding sequence ATGTCCCGCGACCTGCGCAACGTCGCCATCATCGCCCACGTCGACCACGGCAAGACCACTCTGGTGGACCAGCTGTTCCGCCAGTCCGGCACCTTCCGCGAAAACCAGCGCGTGGAAGAACGCGCCATGGATTCGGGCGATCTCGAAAAGGAACGCGGGATCACCATCCTCGCCAAGTGCACCAGCGTGGAATGGGAGCATGAGGGCAAGACCACCCGCATCAACATCGTCGACACCCCCGGCCACGCCGATTTCGGCGCCGAGGTGGAGCGTATCCTCAGCATGGTCGACGGGGTGATCCTGCTTGTCGATGCCGCCGAAGGGCCGATGCCGCAGACCAAGTTCGTCACCGGCAAGGCGCTGGCGCTGGGCCTCAAGCCGATCGTTGTCGTCAACAAGATCGACCGCAGCGATGCGCGCCCTGATGAAGTGCTGGACGAGTGTTTCGAACTGTTCCTCAGCCTCGACGCGAATGACGAGCAGCTCGACTTCCCCTCGCTCTGGGCCTCGGGCCGCGACGGCTATGCCAGCCCCGATGCGACCGCGCGTTCGGGCGATCTCGAACCGCTGTTCAAGCTGATCGTCGATCACGTTCCGGCCCCCGGCCTCGACACGGACGGGCCGTTCAGCTTCCTCGCCACCCTGCTCGACCGCGACAATTTCATGGGCCGCGTCCTGACGGGCCGGGTCCAGTCCGGCACGGTCAAGATCAACGATCCGATCCGCGCGCTGGATGCCGACGGCAATGTCGTCGAAGTCGGCCGCGCGACCAAGCTGATGAGCTTTGACGGGCTCGACCGCGTGCCGGTCGAAAGCGCGCAGGCGGGCGACATCATCGCGATGGCGGGCCTCGAAAAGGCGACCGTGTCGAACACCATCGCCGATCCGGCGGTGACCGAACCGATCGCCGCCCAGCCGATCGATCCGCCGACGCTGGCGATGCGCTTCTCGGTCAATGACAGCCCGCTGGCGGGCCGCGAGGGATCGAAGGTCACCAGCCGCATGATTCGCGACCGGCTGATGCGCGAGGCGGAAACCAATGTCGCCATCCGCGTCACCGAAAGCGACGACAAGGACAGCTTCGAAGTCGCCGGGCGCGGCGAATTGCAGCTGGGCGTCCTCATCGAAACGATGCGCCGCGAAGGCTTCGAACTCGGCATTTCGCGCCCGCGCGTCCTGTTCCGCGAGGAAAACGGCCAGCGCATGGAGCCGTTCGAGACCGTCGTCATCGACGTGGACGACGAACATTCGGGCACGGTCGTCGAGAAGATGCAGCGCCGCAAGGCCGAGCTGACCGACATGCGCCCCTCGGGCGCGGGTAAGACGCGCGTGACCTTCTCCGCCCCCAGCCGCGGCCTGATCGGCTATCACGGCGAATTCCTCTCCGACACGCGCGGCACCGGGATCATGAACCGGTTGTTCGAGAAATACGACGCGCACAAGGGCCCGATCGAAGGCCGCCAGAACGGCGTTCTTCTCTCGATGGTGGCGGGCGAGGCGACCGGTTATGCCCTGTTCGCGCTCGAAGATCGCGGCGAGCTGTTCATCGGCAGCGGTGCCAAGATCTACGAAGGCATGGTCATCGGCGAAAATGCCAAGCCGCAGGATCTCGAAGTCAATCCGCTCAAGTCCAAGCAGCTCACCAACTTCCGCTCGACCGGCAAGGACGATGCGATCCGCCTGACGCCGCCGCGCGTGATGACGCTGGAACAGGCCATCGCCTATATCGACGACGACGAGATGGTCGAAGTGACGCCCCAGACCATTCGCCTGCGCAAGGCGATCCTCGACCCGCATGAGCGCAAGAAGGCCAAGCGCAAGGACGGATAA